The following nucleotide sequence is from Bos taurus isolate L1 Dominette 01449 registration number 42190680 breed Hereford chromosome 3, ARS-UCD2.0, whole genome shotgun sequence.
CCGCGGGCAGGCAGTGAGCCACGGGCACAGCCACTTGTGTGAGAAACAACCTGCCTCCCCGCGGCCACCCCACTCCACCCGCTACCCTAGAGGCCAACAGCCCAACAGAGAACCGGCCTCCTCCTGACGCTGGTCCGTCCAAGCTGAAGACATCAGCGTGCTCCTCCTCGTCCCTCCCTCTCCGCTATTCCTCGCGCCCTGCGGGATGGCAGCAACGGCGAAGATGCCCAGGTGAAAACACAGAAGAGACCAAGCCGGGGCTGGGCGCCAACACGTCAGGACAGCTCTTTCCCGACTCCCGCCACccctgctccccgcccccaccgctGACAGCACGTGGAGGAGGCACGTGCTGCTGCGGATGCTTACCTGGGGACCAGACATTCTTACGTGGGGTGGGGGCCCACACTCCTCCCCTGCTTCCTGTGCGGTGGAGGGGCCAGCCAAGGCAAGCGGGAGCTGCCGACCTAAGCCTCTCACCCCTGGCTCTTAGCTCACAATCCCCaagaggcaggggaggggcaaCAGGGCTTTAGTTGGCATGAAGAGGGGCCTTATCTTGCAGGGGAGCCCGAGGTCTTGAAGCGGCAACACGGGTAGGAGGGTGGTGGAATGGAGGGATCTGGGAGGAGTGGACTAGTGTAACACGACGAATGTGCAAAGGCTCAGCAGGTGAAGAGACGAGCGTGTGCACGGTGCATGGGAGGTAGGCGGGGAGCTGGGGGTAGGTAAAGCTGTAAAGAGACGCTGGGGGTCCAGCCTGTGAAGGGCCCCTGGAATATACGGCCCCTCCTCGTGGGCAGGGCTTCGGCTCTGCTTGGATCACTGCTGTATCTTTGAGCCTGTATGAATGCTAGGCATACAGTACCCTCCCGCCCCCAGCCTCAGTATTTGTTGGATCAATGACAAGCCGAGTAATCTACACTCAGTCCTGAAAAATTGTACATTTTAGGTAGGGAAATAACAAGGTCAAGTTGATTTAGAAAGATTATCCTGGCAGCCATTGTGGAGGAAGGCTCTCTTAAACACCGCATGAGCTGGGGCTGTGGTGCTGGAGCAAAGACATCTTGTTAGACAGCAGCAGACAGGACCAAGAAGTAGCCTGACCAGGAGCCCCTGTGAGAGGGAATGCCAAGACAGCAGAAGagtgagagggaggaggaaagagccCCTCTGAGGTATCCAGGTTCCGTAACTGGACGAGTATGTGCCACAGACACCTGTTAGTGTTCCGGAGGATCCCAAGCACTACTTCTAATACTGCCCCACATTCTCTacgctgttgctaagtcactgcagCAAGAGCTTCCAGGGCCGCACAGAATATGCGAGAGAAGGGGTGGAGTCAGGTCAGGTGACCCCTTGCCTCACCTGGCAGCCTGGAGAGGGAAGAGAATAGGATCTAGCCTGTCCTGAGTGGCTGCTAGCCACTGGGCACTGTGCTCAATGCTTTACAGACATTATAGTCATCTTACTGGGTTTTTTCAAATGCCTCTAATGTTAGTATTAGCATTCCCATTCTCCAGAAGAGGAAATGGGCATTAGTCAATTTTACCATTACTAGTTAGTGGTTCTAAGAATTGAACAGTTTGACACTAAAGTCACACCTAAGGTATTTGAGAAACTAAACTGGAGATCCAGGATGGAGGCAAGTAAAGCTGTGCTACAAGTCTAAGCCCAAGTGTCAGGTCAGCTTCTTTCtgtcatttgtatttctcttcattttcccaGGCAACATGAACCATTAAAGTGGCAAAATAAAAACTGTCACATAATGATCATAATACTGGCCTTGACTTTTAACCAGATTTACATCCCAGCTCTAGCATTAACAGAGGTGTACATCTGAACAAGTTACTTTGGTTTCCTGAAcctatttccttatctgtaaaatgggattgcTGTGACAATAAgcttataatttatattaaataaaaatacaaataataaatatattaaataatgctCAGCACAGGACAGAAGCTcaaccatcatcatcattattctaAGGACATGATCATGCATCTGTTACCCCGGACATCCCCAAGGCTTCCTTCAGAAGGGGGAGAGGAAGTAGGGAGATCTAATAAAAACCCTCCTCTCGAACTGGCAGAagtttctcccttcctctcattCTGGATCTCACAGAAGTAGAGAACAGGAATAGGGGAACATGTGCTTCCGGCTAGTCCAAATTGAGGCGGCAAGAGTCTGGACTTTATTCTAAGTGTAAAGAGAAACGTGGAGGTCATTTTTCATAGAAGTATTATAACCTGATATGCTTTTAAAGGATGATGACAACAGCCTCTGTGGAAATGGACTGAAGGAGGGTGAGAACAGAGGCAGAAGGCACTTGAGGAGGTTACTGCATCCATCCAGGCCAGAGATGCTGGCGGCTTGGACCAAGAGGGTAGGGGTGGAGGCGCTGAGCAGCAGTCAGAGTGGGATATATTTTGAAGACAGAGCTGAGACTTGCTGACTGGTGTGGGAAGAACAGGATGACTTGGGTTTTGGGTCTCAACAGCAGTGTGACACAGGTGCTGATGGAAACAGAAGGACCAGTGACAAAACGGCCTTGGGGTGTAACTCAAGACTTCCATTTTGGACACGTTAGGTTTGTAATGACATCAAGTGAGACTGTTGGATAAATTAAGTCTGCATGAAACTCAGGGAGAGATCAGGATAGGAGACACACATGTGAGTCAGCAGCATGTGGGTGGCGTTTAAAGCCAAGGGAAATGATTACATCACctagcagagaaagaaaagaggaccAAGGACTCAGCCTCAGAGCAGTCCGAACTATTAGTGTCATGAGACAAGAAAGATGCAGGGGGTAAAGTGGAAGATGGTAATGTTCCAAATCAAAATGAAGAACAAAGCTTTTAAAAAGGGAGTAGTCCACGAATCAAATGCTGCTTGGACTACAGAAGTCCAGTTACTCCAAGCATTCAGTCTCCTTCCTCCCAAGCTCCAGGTTCTTTAGGGAAGATGCACCTCATCTTGTGTGTGGGTGTTCTGCACATGGGCTTTCATACTAGAAGTGTGGGCTCAATTATTCTTAAGTTGTGTGACCTTAGCTAAGTTACTTAATTTCCTCAGACTTTGATATATACCCTCTGCATGTTCATCACTACTCAAGTGAACTACTTCCATAGTATCCCCTACACACGTTACTCTGTCACTTCTGTATTTATTTCTTCACACTTCTATGAAGAAATCTTCTAGGACTGTCTTAATCAGCCAGAACAGCTTATAGATGTGAACTAAACAGGAATGTTAGAACCTGACCTCTAGCACTTTGTACCTGTATAATCACAGGTCAGGTGCTTAATCTCTGAGATGATCCAgctctgtaaaataggaatactATATAATACcttatgagtgagtgaagtcgctcagttgtgtccgactctgcgaccccatggactgtagcccaccaggctcctccgtccatgggattctccaggcaggaatactggagtgggttgccatttccttctccaggggatcttcctgacccagggatcgaacccagggtttcccgcattgccgacagacgctttaacctctgagccaccagagaagtcgtATAATACCTTATAGATGGTGATTATATAAAGATTAAATCAGACAATGGCTATGCCTGGCAGAAAAAGAGCTCACGAAACAGTATTTATCATCTCTGAATCTCTACCACCAGTGATCTCAGTGCTTGTGGACTGATAACTTAGAAGCCAAGGACACAGTCAGgcctcctttccctccttctAGAGCCCTCACAGGAGAATGGGAGGCACAGTCAGTTGTTACTCATACTCGGTGAACCTAAGTAGGGCCAGCTGGGTGGATTATTGAGGCAAATACAGATTGctaattattttggaaaattatcAGGGAGTGGATTCCTACCATCCACACACTCAAGCAAGAAATGCAAGCATTATCTAAgattctttcctttcattctttttgccACACGGTACCAGTTAACAAGATGGTGATCTACTGTACTTTTTAAATGCCACACTTCATCAAGCCTAAGATGACATCCATTGTTAAGACACACGATTATTTCATGTagctataagaaagaaaaaaaaatgctgccacTTAAACAATGACCTACCACTGACTTCTAGAAGCATCCAGGTCTCAAGAGATTAAATGTGGAGGAAGAAAAGTACATCTTACGATTGATAAAATACAGCACTTCTCATTCCATCACCATCTTAATCCAGACCTCCAATATCTCTTGCCTGGACTGGGATGAAGGCTCACAGAGGTTTTGCCtccactcatcctctgttgtcaaaATGAGATTTCTAAAAAGGTCAATTTTATCAACTCCCTATCCCCAATCCTTCAATTAGCTCTTTTCTCATACCCCTCGGCCAATACTCTTCACTTTAAACTAGCTCCAATTCCCCAAATGTTATATTACTTCTTGTCAACGTCCCTCACGTGCAATTTTTTTTATCTAGAATTGTTTATCATCCTATTCATCTACCTATCTCCTAGCTGTTAGAAGTAGAACTGTTCTGGTCAGGAGATGTCTCAGTCCACCCGTGATTGGCAGGATTATTTTGGTTGATGTGGCTTGTTAAGTGGATATTCCTTTGTTCATTCACAAATAAATTCTATCCAAAAATGAACCCTCCCCCTACCCCGAAAGACAGCCTTTCCATAGAGAGGACAGTTGGTACCCTCCAGATAAGCTCTAACTCTTGTTTCTCAGTTCCCAAGCAGGTGTCAGCTCCTCCAAGTCTTCTTAGGTTCTCTAAGCTGAGTTAGGTAGCTCTCCTTGGTGCGCCATGACATTCCATGTGTACTTCCATCATAGCCCTTTTTATACTATGTTGTGATGGCTGAGTTACTTTCTCCCCAACTAGACTGTGAGCTTCCTGGAAACAGGGGCCTGTCTTACTCAGCTGTGTCATTCTCCAGAATCTTGAAGCTAGAAGGCACTTAATACTTAGTAACTAAGTATTATTTACttatggatgggtggatggatgggtaaatGAAAAATGGTTACTGTATATAATCACTGGGTATTAGTCCCTCTAGGAGATGCTACCTCCAAAATAACTTCACAATGCTCCTTTCTCTGAACTTGGTAACCAGCTTAACCAGGAAATCACAATGGCACCACCTAGTGGTCAATGTAGGGAGtagagtcaagtaagccagaccTTATCAAttgcttcactttcacttttcactttcgtgcattggagaaggaaatggcaacccactccagtgttcttgactggagaatcccagggacgggggagcctgctgggcttccgtctacggggtcgcacagagtcggacacgactgaagcgacttagcagcagcagcagcaacagtccatagggcggcagagtcagacgcgactgttgcaacttagtgcacacacatacacacacaccggaaTTACACACTATCGCTAGCCAAGCCAGGCTGTTTATCATCCTCCAGTACCCAATATTCTGCTTCCCAGATGAATTTGAAGCTAGAGTTACACAAACTATTAAATAGCCTCAAGCCCAATCTTAAACACTTCTAGTTACAAAAGACTGTTAACAGTGTTTCTGGAAAATGACTCGCCAGCCTTTTTTGCAGGAAGAGAACTTTCCTTCTTTAATGCTCTAACTCATGAGAGAATAGATGGAGATAAAGGAGAAGCAAAGTACACTGGATGGTCCTCTGAAACTGACTGGTTGGGTACATGTGACCCAGAGAGGATCCCAGGAGAGACTGATATGATTCTACCATCCCACATAAAAGTAATAACAACAGCGTTTCCATTCACACAGGATTGCCTTCaaagaagttcatgattcacCCACATGCTTTCGTCTCTCTTGCTACCTCCCACCAGGGCAGAGGTTGGGGCAACAAGGAGGTGAGAGGTCCATGTCCTGACAGCCTTTGTCAGAGTCCGCTCTCGGTGGACCTGAACCCTGGGAAGTTGGATTCAGTGCTTGGAGGCAGAGCCACTGGCTGGCTTAGCAACTTGCTCATGACACTGATTTTAGCATCCTGCTTCTCAATGTCCTCATACGGAGTCCAGGACAGGTCGTGCTGTAGCTTGTAGGCACCAAGGAAGTCATGTGGACGACTCGTCCCCCATTCCTAGAGAAGGCAAAGGAGGCCGTTCTGATCAGGGCGGGAGGTAAAGAAGTTGAGTCCATTTCCTAATTATaccacaattttctttttttggcttttcACTTCAGACCAGTCAGAATCATCCTTGACAAGCACTGCATTACACATCAGGTACCTCCCTGAACAGAGATAATGATTGTGAAATAATTTAAGTGCATATATTTTTCAGTCACCTCTGGGCTCATGCCACCTCTAGTTTTCTAGAAAATCACTTACCAACTCCTATGCCTACATTTTCTCACACATAACACatacgtgcgcacacacacacacaatacaccaAGAATTTCTTAAAGACAGGAGTAGGTTTCTGTAGCAACAATTAAATGTTCTTACCTCTGGAGAAATAATGGAGAAATACTGCTGGCCACTCTCCCGTTTATAAAGGTAGTAGATGCTGCCCGGCTTTTTCACCATATTACAAGCCACATGGTGCAAGTCAGCATCCCTACGAGCATCTTCCAAAACCtgaaatccacagagacagagccAATCGGATATGAGAGCAAACAGCACTCATACTCAGTGAGCATCCCACCGGAAAGCTGGAACCTGTTCCATGCTGAGGGTCTTGCTCCCTCACATCAGTGAATCATGACTGAGATCCAGATGACACTGAAGAGAAAAATTAGACTACATTATGCGACTATGCTATAAAAATGCCTTTGGAAAACTTATATTTCAAAATGTCAAGTACTACTGGCTTTGGgtggtttttaaatttcttcccaGTTTTTTAGTGGTAAGTACATTTCTTTTATAACTGAAAACAAATTTTCCCCTTTAGATGCTTTTTACCTCACTGAGCTTTCGCCCAGTGAAAAACCTTATACGTAACCTCTTGGGCTTATCCTATTTTGCTCAACACTTCTATATTTCTAGGAGGTACCGAAACAAGTTAAGTTACACTGATTATGAGCAAGTTCAGTCAATCCTGTGGactaaatgaagaaaatgaaagcttaCCAAAAAGCTACTACTTACCTTCCTGGCTTGTTCTTGCAAATGTTCGATTTGCTCAGCTATGACTGTCAGTTTGTTGGTGGCATTTGCTCTGATGAATTCATTAGCCTAAGGGTGAGAAAAAACTGAACTGTGGGTCAGAAAAGGGTAAGACTTTACGATGCTCCTATTTAGAGCCCAATGTGAAATTATGTCAACATGTTGGCTTATGCCTTTCACACCCTTCCCATTTTCACCATTCCCCCGTGAACACCCACTCACCCCAAGGCCTAGCTCAGAAGGCACTGCCCAGGAGAAGTCAACACTGCCATGACCCCATGACCCCATAACATGGAAATAAGTGCTCTTTTTCTATCTCCCAAACTATCTATCTTGTTCACTCTAGATTCTGGTCACACTCAAAATTTTCAGTCTTCCAACATGCCCCAATCTCTTTTGCTTCCAAGTAATTTTGCATATGGCCTCTCCTCCATCCAATACATTTCCCCTCTTGCTCTTTTGCCTGACTAACCCCACTTATTCCTCAGATCTCCATCTGTTTTCTCACATTTAAACATTTCTGAAATCAGGGATGGATCTTACAATGAAAACCTGAAGACACTTGTGCTATGTCTCTTATGGCCTGCGATATAGAAACCTGACTATATATAGaaggtatcttttttttaaatttattttaattggaggctaaatactttacaatattgtagtggtttttgccatacgttgacatgaatcagccatgggcatacatgtgttccccatcctgaacccccttcccacctccctcctcatcccatccctcacgatcgtcccagcacaccagccctgagcaccctgtctcatgcaacgaacctggactggcgatctgtttcacatatgataatatacatgtttcaatgctattagAAGGTATCTGTTAAACTGACCATTATTCAGTTGAGTTATTTACATCACACTTaattatatttaacttatatttgcATTCCTGtcacttaaaatgtatttttaaaagactggaagctcagtgggtaaagaatctgcctaaaaggcaggagacccggatttgattcctgggtcagaaagatcccctggagaaggaaatggcaacccactccagtattctcgcctggagaatcccatggacacaggagcctggcaggctacagtccatggggtcgcaagggtcggacacgacttagcgactaaaccaccaccactatgaTGTACACCTGGAACAATTATCATATACACAGAAGATTGTCATGTCCTAGGAAATTCAACTGAAGGCACTGGAAATTgctttaaagaaaataactttcaaaGCTAGGAGACACATATGTAACCAATTCAAGTACTGGGAAGGATTATCATCCACACATCAGAAATTTGTCAAAAaacttccagattttttttcacaaaaagctgattaacttttttttttttttggctctgtccaaccagagactgaatcaAGGTCCCAGCaatgaaagcagagtcctaaccactggaccaccagaagagtttcaaaaaaaacaaaacactgattaACTTTTAGTGGTATACAACTGTTAAGGAAAAGAAAGTAAGAGGTTAAACTTGAACTAAGAAATATTAAGAGAATTTGCTGGTTAGTTAAGGAAGCTTATGATCAAGGTCAGGTATCAGTCGTGTTCTGAGTGAAGAGAAAACAACTGAGTAGGCTGAGTCAAGCCTTTATCTGTTTCACAGACACACAGTGAGCAACTACCATGGGTCAGACACCACGCTAGGCACTGCGCTGGACACACTGGCAAACATGAGAAAGAGGCCACAGCCTTTGTTAAGACTACAGTCTAATGCAACTATCCTTGAGGATAGAAACAAGTCACATGTGAAATTGTAAATTTTCTAGTAGCTgtgttaaaagtaaaaataaataagtaaaattaattgTAATAATATAGTGAATTACCTGgtagtccagtgcttaggacttggcactttcattgtggtggcctgggttcaatccctggttggggaactaagattccataagccacatggcacagccaaaaaaacccaaaaaactactaatatagtttatttaacccaatatatcaaaaaattgagcactgaagaattgatgcttttgaactgtggtgttgaagaagactcttggagtcccttggactgcaagaagatcaaaccagtcaatcctaaagtcctgaatattcattgaaaggactgatgctaaagctgaaactccaatactttggccacttgatgcaaagaactgactcactggaacaaagaccctgatgctgggaaagattgaaggcaggaagagaaggggatgacagaggataagatggctggatggcatcaccgactcgatggacatgagtttgaacaaactccgggagttggtgatggacagagaagcctggcatgctgcagtccatcggtcgcaaagagtctgacatgactgagtgactgatcagaaaatttatcatttcaacatgtaatcaaataaaaattgttaagagatattttacatttcatattaagtgtatattttatattcacaGCACCTATCAATTTGGATGCTAtattttcattggaaaaactTGATCTGTATTGAGACTTCATAAAGTTTATAGTTGGAAGAGTCAATTCACATACTCAAATTGTTCCAAATATACTTGTTTCCAGTCATTAATTCAATTACcaggttttaaaatttaaattaattaagatcacattaaaactttttttttgagatcacattaaaatttaaaatagtttatcaACTGCACTAATAGATAAGAAAGTCTCACTGAGGTTGTGACATTTGACTTGGGTCTGAAGGAAAGGGCTAGCCAtgcaaaaaaatcagagaagcaGCTTCCAGGCATTTCTGAGGCCAGTGCAGCTTGAGTAGTTAGTGAGGGGAGATGTAAAAAAGGGTGCAGGCATCAGATCACGTAAGGCTTTATGACCCCTGATATAAGAACTTGCACTTTGTTCCAGGGACAGTGAGGCACCTCATGGCCAAGCAGAGAGTAGGTGGTCCCTGAGCTAGGATAGTTCTGGTTAAGAGTGGCcttgaaataaatcttttttcttaAGGTGGCAACAAATCTGTTCTTTGTACACAAAAGAACctaattaaaacagaaataagagaaaGACTACCTCTAACCACTAAGCATAAACTCTGGCCCTAATCACTCTGAGGCCCTTtgcatattatctcatttaattctcgtAATACCTTATGAAGCTGGAGCTGATaacttcactttctcattttagGATTAGACTCAGACAGGTGAAGTAGCCTGTCCAAGGTttgaaggcttccctgatggctcagcggtatagaatccgcccgccaatgcaggagatggaggagaggctccctaggttgggaagatgtcctggagaaggaaatggccaaatACGAcactattcttgccaggataatctcatggagaggagcccggcaggctacaatccaaaaGGTCACaaaaacaactgagcacacacacacatccacaaatCTCAACACAGATCAGTCTGATTCTAAATTCCGTGCCTTAATACCAGGCTTCTTGCACTTTCGAACACCCACGAATACCTAAATTGCATGTAAGAAGTCAGTCCTGCTACAAAGTACCTTTCAGTTCACAAACTGAAATACTCTTGATTCTGTTTATCTTCAGAGTGCTTTTTCTTCAGTTtctcaaagaaaatggaaaaatgaaggTAGCACAATAATGCATACTAGATTACAGACTAAAGGACAAAAactgtcttccttctttcttttccacaTCCTTGTAATAAACATGTCACTCAGGAACCCACCAAAAATGTTTGCCTAAGATGTGACTCTGGGAGCATTCCTGCCAATAAGTGATTTGATTCAACAGACACATAAAGTGAAGGTgaactgtccaactctttgcgaccccgtggactatacagtccatggaattctccaggctggaatactgcagtgggcagcctttcccttctccaggggatcttcctgacccaggaagcgaactggagtctcctgcattgcaggcagattctttaccaactgagctatcagggaagcccacataatgTTTTCATAATCCATAAAAGTCAGATTTTACTTTTCACCTCTCTAGGAAAGAGAAAGCACATAATATATCAAAGGAGATTTCCTAAGCATTTGAAAACAAAACTGAGATACCGAGACATACATGTAATGGAATTTGAGcacattatta
It contains:
- the C3H1orf50 gene encoding uncharacterized protein C1orf50 homolog, which produces MEDTATPGGTQGVTENQGVLSAAGALVELTPNPGGLALVSPYHTHRAGDPLDLVALAEQVQKANEFIRANATNKLTVIAEQIEHLQEQARKVLEDARRDADLHHVACNMVKKPGSIYYLYKRESGQQYFSIISPEEWGTSRPHDFLGAYKLQHDLSWTPYEDIEKQDAKISVMSKLLSQPVALPPSTESNFPGFRSTESGL
- the C3H1orf50 gene encoding uncharacterized protein C1orf50 homolog isoform X1 translates to MEDTATPGGTQGVTENQGVLSAAGRGGALVELTPNPGGLALVSPYHTHRAGDPLDLVALAEQVQKANEFIRANATNKLTVIAEQIEHLQEQARKVLEDARRDADLHHVACNMVKKPGSIYYLYKRESGQQYFSIISPEEWGTSRPHDFLGAYKLQHDLSWTPYEDIEKQDAKISVMSKLLSQPVALPPSTESNFPGFRSTESGL